Part of the Alosa alosa isolate M-15738 ecotype Scorff River chromosome 18, AALO_Geno_1.1, whole genome shotgun sequence genome is shown below.
TGAAGCTGGAGTCCACCGCGTGCAAAGGGTCCCCAAAACTGAGAAACAGGGCCGCATGCACACCAGTACAATGACCGTTGCAATTCTCCCTCAGCCTACAGAGGTTAGGGAATCATTCATCACCATATTGATCCGACCTCTATAGTTTCATTCCTCTACCATAAGGAACCATGTGAATACAGAGTATCAAAGCAAAGAATTTCTACTAAAACACACAGTCAGCATCAGCAAAAGATATCAGCAAAAGCCTACTGGTTGAATTTTTGGAAAATTTGCTGTATGTTCAACTCAGGATACTCATGTTGTTAGGCCTATGCTACCATattttggtcaagaagtgtctgctaaatgtaatgtaaatgtaatgtaataatttaGCTGACTATAAATGTTATTCCGATTTTCAGATCACATTTACCATTCAGGCAAAAGATCTCAGAATTGAGACAAAGAGAGCAAGTGGTGCAGGTGGACAGCATGTCAACACAACAGACAGTGCTGTACGAATCGTCCATATCCCCACAGGTGAGGAGAGGGATAACATGGTTCAAATTTACAACAGATCTGCTACTGTGAAGTTTTGCTATGTGTAGTCTACTCGGCATAACCATAAACTGACAGTCAAATTTgacaacaacacaacagcaacaGGAGACTAGTCTTTCTTTGTAGTTTTTAGTAGGCTAATCAATTAGGGGCTCTTTGGATTTCTAGGAGTGGTATCTGAGTGTCAGCAGGAACGGTCCCagataaagaataaagaaactGCCATGAAGGTGCTCCGAGCCAAGCTTTACAGCATGAAACTGGAGGAAGAGACAAGTAAAAGATACCAGACACGTAAACTACAGGTAGGCCAGTAAAGTTTAAGAGTCAGCCCTTTAACTTCTATAATCATAGGCCTATCTattatctgtatgtgtatgcagatcaagtaggcctagtgctatttaaattatattcttTAGTGTTATGCTTTTATTACTATTTTAGTGCTTGATATGCTTTCGTTTGTGTGTATCTTGCGTTACATCTTATAGGAATAagtattttataaatatttaaaaactttattaaaattaattttgtTTTAGATTGGAAGCAAAGGGAGATCAGAAAAGATCAGAACCTACAATTTTTCACAAGATCGCGTCACGGATCATCGTATTGGGAAAACGATGCATGATGTCCGAGGATTTATCTTGGGAGAGGATTTATTAGAAGAAATGAGCGTGTGTCTGCAACAGTTCTCTCAACAAGAAATCCTTCTGGACCTTTTGGGGGACAGTGAGAGCTAACCTGACTCGTCACCTGACGTTTTCTATTATTTTCTCCGTGGACTCGTTTAGTGGTCGTCCCGCCAAATGTTTTTGACTGCTTTGATTTCCGGTAATGCACGGATTTAAAACTATTCGTTTTAAAACACAGGCATCGAGGCACCGTGCCTATCTATGTCTATGACATAATGCATGTTAATGTGTTGTGTCTTTATGCAAGAAGCTGTTGAAATGCAActgataaataaaaataatgtttCAATCGACTGTGTTGCCACAAGAGAACACAAGAGAAAATGCATTAGGGTGTTTAGCTGTACCCACTTAATACCGCCAAACTTTTAAACCGTTTAAATCAATGTGCGTTGCATTTCTTGTTTATTTACCTCCCTTTCTGCTACTGCTGGACGTACAGGCGCGTAGCGTTACGTTATAACGTGGTGACATCAGAATATCTCCTGTAGTTCATTGGTTACTCCCTGTTTTCAGTCAGTTAAAGGTAAAAGTCCCGGCTGCTTCTCATTGGTTAGTGTATTTTGTACGCGTATTTCAAACCCATTCTTAACTGGCGCTTTTTCACCATCCTCATTCACTGGGTCTGTGTTTGCCGCTAAATTCTTTATGTGGACACTATACAACAAAATATCAGATGAAAATCATTCGCGGCAAAAGAAAGAGATCGTCCTCGTGTGAAAAGGTAAGACTTATGGAGAATTTTGTGCTGGTTCTACTTAGTTCCCTTGCTAAATTAAGTCATAGCAAGCGAGGATATCTTGCAGAGGTTGTTCTTGAATTGGGAAATCCCTCCAGGAGTTTGGCTGGCTTGTTGTCTTGATAACTTTAGCATTAACGATACATTTGCTAGGTCAATTGACTATTTTGTGAAATTCGAAAACTGTTTAATGTTAAGGGTGTCTGTCGTAGCCATAAGCCTTAGCTATTTTTATTGGCATACCATGCCATGGCATGAAAGTTATGACACGAGTTGACGTTAGCAATCTTAGCTGGTAAGTTAAGTTATAGAATGCTAGCTAGGTGGCTCAACGAGTCATGTCAATGTAGTTACACTAGCAACATGTTGCATATATGGCTGTTGCTAGTTAGCTAAACTCCCCGTTTTTCATGGCGCGCAATCCATAATTTAAGTGTAACGCTATAGTTGCAGTTGGTATTGACATTGTTTGCATCTTTTGGACTAACATTAGCACAGCAATATTATCTACGTGGAAACTAAATCAATGTTATAAAAGTTAACTTTGATGACCAAAGCTTACACCTAGTGCTAGTAGTCATTGTCACCTAGTCACAAAATGGTGTAGCCCACTTGAAATGGGTCGCTTGCCAAATCTCATATTTAGCTCAATTTACACAATATAAAGTTATCTTAACGTGGTTGGGCACTGTTACTTTGGTAGTTCAACTAATTTGGCCTTAAAtattttggtcttttttttttttaccctttaTTTCTGTGTAAGTTAGAAACTGTTCTCAACGATAGCCATATCTGATTCGTTAGTAGTTTTTGCCTACTAACAAGTATATCTTTTAATACATTCAGTCACTTAAAGAGGTAAAACCGCTGTGATTAACGTTATTTTGATGTCCAATTTCACCTTTTCCCTCCAGAATACGGAAATGAAGTGCCCCCTGTCTGCGGAATCCCTCGTTTCATATTGCACGGAACAACGTGTCGTCAACGCGGACGAACCAGACCACAATTCCTCTCCCCGGAAAAAATGTGTACTGGTATCTGTGAAGTCTTTGCCTTCTCCAGGTGTGTCGAAAGTAACTTTTCACTTTGACTCTGCTGTTAAAGGCAAAGAAAACAAAGAATGCCTCACACCAGAACCTCTTGCAAGGACATTACAGGATGAGACTGTGAGAGGTAATGTACAGTCTGAGGACAGTGGCTATCTGTCTCTTCAGAACAGCCACCATGAGCACAGCGATGTGGACTTTGGAGAGCCCTTCAGCGAGGGACTGGAGGAGAGTGGCTCTTCTCACTTTATTGAAGAAAGCACACCAGACACAATTGGGCAGTCAGCTTCCACTCTTCCCATACTGAGGTTTCAACAACAAGTTTGTCGCAAATTGTCAGAAACCTTTAAAAAGACCCAGAACTATGACTGGTCAGTCATAAGCACACTGGCAAACAACAGCGGCCTACAGAACGTCATTGGTGGGAAAATGGGTCTGGAATGCCTGGACATTCTCAGCACTCTGATGGAAAGAGACATGAGGCACATTCTCAGCAGGATACTGAGGCATGTTGAGGACTCAGACTTAATTAGGTATGTGTTGTGTCAATTCACAGAATCAGCACTGTCCTGTTGATTCAGAGCAACAGCAtttggtttgtgtttgtttacagtgtTACGAAAAAATGCATTTCTAAATTAAGTGTTTCTTTGTTCCTTCAGTTGTAAAAAAGTGAGCAACACTTGGAGAGATATCATCCGTCAAGAACGCTCAGCATTTGAGCGCTGCAGAGCAGCTGAACAGAGAATACAGGTAAGGAGTACTAAGGAAGTCTTTGTTGCTTAGGAGATATCCAATGGCAGTTATATGGTAATGTCCAGATGTAAGCAATGTTAATGACATGCAAGGAAAGGTGTGGAGAGGCCTGCTGGGCAGGTTTCTGTGTTCAGTGTGTTAAAACCCATTCAGTAGCCTGGTGTGCTAGAGTGAACACCCCTCCGTGCTATCTGTTGTTGATCTGAAGTTCTTAAATAGTCTCTAATTTATCAGCAGGAAAACAGACCAACTGGTTCCTTTTCGCGAGACTTCGCCCCATCAAGGGTGGTGTTGTCGTCCATTCAACGCATAACGTCCACCCCAGTGAGCACCCCCGATAGGAAGGTGGTCATGAACAAAGGCACGCCACAGGGTCAAGCTACCTGCAGGAAGACAAGCCAGTTCCACAAATTCCAAGAGGTAAGGTCTTACCTAGTATTATCTTTCTGATATGGTTcttcaaacacacaaagagTTGTCTTCTCCTAAAGCAACATTATACACCACTTTGCCACTTTTGAAGGTATGCTTTTATCAGGTAACCTTTTTTTGCATAattttcaaattaattttgattGGGTATGGTCGTTCTCACCAGCCAtcctgaggtgcgttcaaatttgcCAAACAGTGGCGAACGTTCAtggtgaac
Proteins encoded:
- the fbxo5 gene encoding F-box only protein 5 isoform X1, which encodes MKIIRGKRKRSSSCEKNTEMKCPLSAESLVSYCTEQRVVNADEPDHNSSPRKKCVLVSVKSLPSPGVSKVTFHFDSAVKGKENKECLTPEPLARTLQDETVRGNVQSEDSGYLSLQNSHHEHSDVDFGEPFSEGLEESGSSHFIEESTPDTIGQSASTLPILRFQQQVCRKLSETFKKTQNYDWSVISTLANNSGLQNVIGGKMGLECLDILSTLMERDMRHILSRILRHVEDSDLISCKKVSNTWRDIIRQERSAFERCRAAEQRIQQENRPTGSFSRDFAPSRVVLSSIQRITSTPVSTPDRKVVMNKGTPQGQATCRKTSQFHKFQEAARTLKNDEGLKSCRQCSSPARYDAAMKRAVCTRASCAYDFCTLCLGAFHGSSACRTGVLGSSCSPGSRGSVATHLPCSKQSKRNIRRL
- the fbxo5 gene encoding F-box only protein 5 isoform X2, with amino-acid sequence MKIIRGKRKRSSSCEKNTEMKCPLSAESLVSYCTEQRVVNADEPDHNSSPRKKCVLVSVKSLPSPGVSKVTFHFDSAVKGKENKECLTPEPLARTLQDETVRGNVQSEDSGYLSLQNSHHEHSDVDFGEPFSEGLEESGSSHFIEESTPDTIGQSASTLPILRFQQQVCRKLSETFKKTQNYDWSVISTLANNSGLQNVIGGKMGLECLDILSTLMERDMRHILSRILRHVEDSDLISCKKVSNTWRDIIRQERSAFERCRAAEQRIQENRPTGSFSRDFAPSRVVLSSIQRITSTPVSTPDRKVVMNKGTPQGQATCRKTSQFHKFQEAARTLKNDEGLKSCRQCSSPARYDAAMKRAVCTRASCAYDFCTLCLGAFHGSSACRTGVLGSSCSPGSRGSVATHLPCSKQSKRNIRRL